Genomic DNA from Hordeum vulgare subsp. vulgare chromosome 2H, MorexV3_pseudomolecules_assembly, whole genome shotgun sequence:
GGCTGAAGAAGGAAGCGGTGACCTTGGTGTTGAGCAGCTTCAGCGCGAGGCCAGACTCGATGCACCTCGGGGTCTTGTACTGGTTGATGGAGCTGCCCTGGCTGACCAGCAGATCCATCAGAGCGTCAAACGCGCCGGCCTCGACCAGCCGTATCTCCAGCGGGCCTACCGACTTGTCGTGCGCCCTGCAGCGCCTGTAGATGTAGTCGAGCGACTCCTCGACGGAGACGCAGCAGCTCTCCAGGAGCTGAGGGTCGAGGGGCTTGGTGCCTTCGCAGGTGGACTTGATCTCCCAGAAGAGCACATAGTGGCCAGGGACAGTGGACGTGTCTGGGTAGCTGGTGTACTCCAGGAGGATGTGGTTCCTGTCCTCCAGCATCTTCTTGGCGCGCGTGACGCTCTTGTGGAGATCCTCCTCGTTGGTCTTGTCGGTGTCGATGCTCAGGATGACGTTCCTCCGGCAGATGAATTTGAACTGCGGCGCGCGGTTGTAGAAGCCTGTGACCTGAAGCACATCGCCAACCCTATACCTGTAAAGGCCTGAATCGAAAACAGAAGAACTTCAGAGCTCTAGACACATATGTACATGTGTGTCTTATTTCATATGCCTCGTTAGCATCCTGTTGCTAACATTTATCGTTATGGCATCCATCATTTAACTGGATTTTCCTACTCTCTGATGTACAGCGGCGGAATAGCTGCCAGTTTCTGAATTTTGATTCATAACCATCGTTCCAGTTTGTAGCTAACAAGGATTttcttaaagccaaaataaatgaaCTTCAACAGGTATTATGTTCAGAAAAATGAGGTTTTCACTGCACGGTGGTCGAATATCAAACTATACATACATAAATCATGCCAAACTATATTCTGGAGGAAAGTTTATGTTGGTTCTCAACCTACCTTACAGGAGTTTagataattctgttacgattagATATTTGCAGGAGGCCTACTTACCGGAAAATGTGGTGACCACAAGCTCATAGTAGCATCCGACCTTGACATCCACCAGGCTGACAAGCTTCTCATTCCCCACCACCTCCTCATCATCCGTCACTCTGAGGCCATCCTCCAAAGGAATGAACTCAAAGTAGGCCATGTTTGGGAGGATGGTGTAAGACACGTCGGTTGGTTTGCACAGTGGCCTCAGATTGACACCAAAGTAGCTCTCCGATGAGGCATACATGGTGCATACCAAGGGGATCCTACCACCACTATAGAACTCCAGCATGGGAATGTACTGTGCCATTGTGCCTGTAAGAACAGCTTCGATGTACTTGACTTTAGGCCATAGCCTGCCTAGAATCCCCTTCCAGGGCCCACAGCTGCAGATTTCCTCAAGCTCATCAGCAAGCTCTGGGTTGGGCAATGCGAGAAAGCCCTCCATGGCCAACCGGCACTCAGTGTTGGTGACACTGGAATTGAGTTTACCAATACGTATGTCACTGACAAGATCACACCAGTGCTTCTCAAGAAAGCTGATAGACCGAAGGAACGCCGAGGCGAAAACTGCCCCAAGACGGAGGACATGCTGGCGTTCAACCAGGCCGCAAAGCAGCTGGCAGTACATGCTCTGCTGGCTGTCAGGGCAAAGGATGACCTCATCAGGACTGGTGTAGTTGTTGTACGTGTCATGCTTGCGGTGCAGGAAATGAGGGCTTTTGTAGTAGCTAGTGAGGACTGATCGAACTGGAATGCCAGAATTCGTCAGTGTTTCCTCTTTCACAAAGAGAAGATACATGGCCTTCCCCTCACCAAGGCCTGATACATACCTGCAGATTGAACCAAGGAGTAAATTGTTGCTCACAAGGTAAAATTTGACAGCAGAACAAATGCGTGTAATAGCTCTGTTTATTTCAGACCAATACATCCAGGAACACGAGCAGTATAACTAATTGAAGACATGTAGAGGTGCCTAGGCAGTTGTGTTCATTTTTTACAAGGTTATGTCCAAAATTCAGGTATCATACTAAGTCAAATTATCTTTGGAAGCAGCTGACCGCAATACTTTCAGAAATGACAAAACTGCCCACATTTAACAGTTAATATGCTATGAACCGCGAACATTGGATAAGAAACAGAAGCTTACTTGTTCATTATCGGCATTAGCAGACTATAAAGGTAGGTTCGACGGTCAAGATCCTCGGAGATGGCTGGCATCAATCTTGGCTCACCCCGAGAAGTTCCGGAGCTATAAAGTAATGATGGTTAAAAATCGAAGGCATGATCGTACTACAAATAGtataacttcaaatgatataatctAGTATTGTATCAGGTACGCAGTTCACAGAAGTGACATGAAACAGAATTTCGTTAACTCCAGCCATCAGGGTAAATGACAATGGCATAGTGAGGAAGAAGCAatcactagcatcaagtacaataGTCATTCATCCTGTCTAGAGAGGATAATTCAAACTAGTTCATTTCTAGTGGGAGACGACCAACTATGTGAGTCGCGAGGCCTCATCCAGATATAGATAGCGCCATAACAAAATATGGGAAGTTTCTTTCACCACAGAACCATATTCAAATACAAACAACTGGGCTTTCAGATGCAAGAACCACAAAGCAAAACCACCAGGGCTCAGCATCTAACAGCAACCCATGCTTGATGAATCAGTTCAGTCTCACAAATATAGTCATGTCAAAGAATCGACAATGTATTAAATAATCTGAGGCATAATATCTTGCAataaatgtatatatatatagaattttgtATATTTTTAGAGACGGTTTCAGGAACAAATAACATGGCTAAACACATCATCTTAGTTAACTTTTTTTAAAACAGAGCAGTGCCATGAACCTTGCGGGCTGTCAAATTTTGTAACCAGGTGAAGAATGGCACAATCTTATGTTCTCATTTGTTTACATATCACTACACATGAGTGCCCAAGAATTACAGACTACAACAACATGCATGGGACGTTTTATCTTCCTGACGTACCAAGTTAGTTCGGTTGGCATTTCGAGCTTGGTACATGCTAAAAAAGCAACCAATTTACCAGAGTAAGAACTAGCAATAATATTTGTTTTCTCCTATTAGTCCCATAATAACGTAAGATACATCTGTAAAGTCAAGAAGAAGCAGGAAGTAATAAATTTCCAACAAAAATATATGCTAGTTCTTTCTATCTCCAACATATATATGCAGAAAGCTAGCTTATGAGAGCAACAGAACTAGAGGCTCACCTTCTCAGCAGTTCTACAATTCGGTCTCCAGATATAATGGAAGAATCCTCGCCAGTTGAGATCCTTGCGATGTAGGGCTGGACCACATCATATGTCACTACTGGAACGTTTCTCTTGAAGGTGGAAGTGTTTGTGGATCTATTCATGAATTTGCTCAAGTACTCACTAGCCTGATTCCTATCAAGGATTTCTGTCAGTATATGTTGTTGGGCTTCCTTGGCATTCACTGTCAGCAACTCGAGCTCTTGAAGAGCATCGTTTCTCTTGCAGCCTAACCCATTATTGTCCATAATAGAAGCAAAAGAAGGATCAGAAATGATCTTTAACTTGAAGTGGGGGGAAGGGCTCAAAGTAATAGCTTCTGGAGCTTGCTTGCCCCTTATATAATGCGATGTGCATGATCCTGGGAAGCATATCTGCTTAATATTTCCACTTTACAAGAGATTCTTGCCCAATTAGAAAGTGCAGCCCATCTGCCCATGTAAGATGATCCACTATTATCTTTCTGGACATGACAGTATGTTTCAATATTTCTGGAACCCACACTATTATTGTTCTACTGAAAAATGTAAAGCAAAACAATGATATGCTGAAATTTTATCAAGTTGTGTGTGCTCCAATATCCATTACCTCATTTTGACTTGTGACATGAAATTCCACCAGTTTCTCATCATGCACCTTTTAAGAACTACAGTACATCTCATGTTTCCTCGACAGAACCATGTAAACATATATCATATCCTTGAAATACATCCAGAAAGCGTTTAGAACTTTTGTATAGAGATTCGGAAAAAAAAAACCAGTAGTATGCTTAATTAACTGGTAGACATGATCACATGGTTGCAAATATTATAAAATGTAGGCCCAAAAGGCTAGAAACAAGTTGAAGATCCCAGAAAGCGATTAGAACATGTGTGACACATAGAGATTCGAAAAAAAAATACTTCCTCTGTATCTAAATGAGATCCCAGAAAGCGATTAGAACATGTGTGACACATAATCGCATGGTTGCAAATATTATAAAATGTAGGCCAAAAAGGCTAGAAACAACTTGAAGATCCCAGAAAGCAATTAGATACATAGGGAAGTAGTATGCTTAATTAACCAGTATACATAATCGCATagttgcatataagaattcaaaatgACAAGTTCATCTTTACCCAGAAAAAAAGAACCACTTAGAATAGCGAAACAGATTATATTTGTCGAGAAATGCAGAATGATATGGAGATGGTCCCCATTATTTATTTTCGTTTGTATCCTTTGAGGCACTCCCATTAAGTAGCAAACAAATCAAGGAAATCGATCAAACGATCCCAACACCGTGCCTCACTTACGTCTCACTTCCCTTCACCTACCTCAGAGGGTACTACGGGCTTTAGACTCTCTATAAGATATCCAAACTAAACAAAATTATAAAATACAGGCCAAAAAGGCTAGAAACAAGTTGAAGATCCCAGCAATGGTGCAAAAAATGTGCCCTCATACGGTCCATCTTATtgtatgaagtatgatttgatacAAACTGAGAGGAGACCATATCTTAATTGTGTATAGCTGAGTTGTACCATGA
This window encodes:
- the LOC123424780 gene encoding probable indole-3-acetic acid-amido synthetase GH3.11 translates to MDNNGLGCKRNDALQELELLTVNAKEAQQHILTEILDRNQASEYLSKFMNRSTNTSTFKRNVPVVTYDVVQPYIARISTGEDSSIISGDRIVELLRSSGTSRGEPRLMPAISEDLDRRTYLYSLLMPIMNKYVSGLGEGKAMYLLFVKEETLTNSGIPVRSVLTSYYKSPHFLHRKHDTYNNYTSPDEVILCPDSQQSMYCQLLCGLVERQHVLRLGAVFASAFLRSISFLEKHWCDLVSDIRIGKLNSSVTNTECRLAMEGFLALPNPELADELEEICSCGPWKGILGRLWPKVKYIEAVLTGTMAQYIPMLEFYSGGRIPLVCTMYASSESYFGVNLRPLCKPTDVSYTILPNMAYFEFIPLEDGLRVTDDEEVVGNEKLVSLVDVKVGCYYELVVTTFSGLYRYRVGDVLQVTGFYNRAPQFKFICRRNVILSIDTDKTNEEDLHKSVTRAKKMLEDRNHILLEYTSYPDTSTVPGHYVLFWEIKSTCEGTKPLDPQLLESCCVSVEESLDYIYRRCRAHDKSVGPLEIRLVEAGAFDALMDLLVSQGSSINQYKTPRCIESGLALKLLNTKVTASFFSPRDPEWVM